A region of Marnyiella aurantia DNA encodes the following proteins:
- a CDS encoding PDZ domain-containing protein → MKTVLLLVLLITSHASAQDGFSLADETRHETFAFQLINNLIFIPITVNGVELTFLVDTGVAETLLFSLEDKELKLADSERVKFSGWGGNLEIEGLKSVNNRVQIGKSLLDPGHTIFVILNEEFNFSSHVGIPVNGIIGYHFFRNHQIKIDYSTKKITVFGSGKGKKARGKSFTEIPISLELNKPYVIAGVELLSTRSESKLLVDLGNSDPLWLFAATIDGFQYPAPNIDDFLGRGFNGDIFGKRSRIHRLYLNKFTFEKPLAALPDAESAQHLTLVPDRKGSLGGEILRRFTIILDYPGSRMYLKRNRSFNDAFHLNMSGLEIKHDGMSWGREFVKVENPSPRHSAAATGYAATTNEFRYKFTLKPDYSVSGIRVYSPAYRAGLLKGDKLLKINNRSAGEMNLEQIMQLMRSEPGKKITVEILRQEQKLKMSFYLEDPVPYTEQE, encoded by the coding sequence GTGAAAACTGTCCTGCTGCTCGTTTTACTTATTACTTCCCACGCCAGCGCGCAGGATGGTTTTAGCTTAGCAGATGAAACAAGGCATGAAACGTTTGCCTTTCAGTTAATTAATAACCTTATCTTCATCCCGATCACAGTAAACGGAGTAGAGTTGACATTTCTGGTAGACACAGGGGTTGCGGAGACCCTGCTTTTCAGTCTGGAAGATAAAGAGCTTAAGCTGGCGGATTCTGAGAGAGTAAAATTTTCAGGATGGGGCGGAAACCTGGAAATCGAGGGATTAAAATCTGTGAATAACAGGGTGCAGATTGGTAAATCCTTACTGGATCCGGGTCATACGATCTTTGTTATACTTAATGAAGAATTCAACTTTTCCTCACATGTGGGAATTCCGGTAAACGGAATAATTGGATATCATTTCTTTCGGAATCATCAGATAAAAATAGACTATTCAACAAAAAAAATTACAGTATTTGGTAGCGGCAAAGGTAAAAAAGCCCGGGGAAAATCCTTTACAGAAATCCCCATAAGTCTGGAACTGAACAAGCCTTACGTAATTGCTGGAGTTGAGTTGTTATCCACCAGGTCCGAATCTAAACTGCTGGTGGATTTGGGTAACAGTGATCCCCTCTGGCTGTTTGCAGCTACCATTGATGGTTTTCAATACCCCGCGCCCAATATTGATGATTTTCTGGGTCGCGGTTTTAACGGCGATATATTTGGTAAAAGAAGCCGGATACACCGGCTGTATCTTAATAAATTTACATTCGAAAAGCCGCTCGCTGCACTGCCAGATGCAGAATCAGCTCAACACCTTACTTTGGTTCCGGACCGAAAAGGCAGTCTGGGCGGGGAAATTTTGAGACGATTCACGATAATATTGGATTATCCGGGCAGCAGGATGTATCTTAAGAGGAACCGTAGTTTCAATGATGCTTTTCATCTGAATATGAGCGGGCTGGAAATAAAACATGACGGCATGTCATGGGGCCGGGAATTTGTGAAAGTAGAAAACCCATCTCCGCGACATTCAGCAGCTGCCACAGGATATGCTGCGACCACCAATGAATTTCGGTATAAGTTCACCTTAAAGCCTGATTACTCAGTTTCAGGAATCCGCGTTTACTCGCCGGCTTACCGTGCAGGTTTACTAAAAGGGGACAAACTGCTGAAAATTAACAATAGAAGTGCTGGGGAAATGAATCTGGAACAAATAATGCAATTAATGAGATCCGAACCGGGAAAAAAAATCACAGTCGAAATCCTTCGACAAGAACAGAAACTTAAAATGTCATTCTACCTGGAAGATCCCGTACCTTATACCGAACAAGAATGA
- the porL gene encoding type IX secretion system motor protein PorL/GldL — translation MIGRVFGTKDGIYNFVYSFGAAIVILGAWLKITHLSFGPITGNVALTIGLVTEAIIFVIFAFDPPKSEESYAWENVYPELLDKHAKPNPLHANVSSGSKQQMMLDMENSLSSKLDKMLEDARLDVGLFERLRTGIDKFSNSVDQINQTVDVSASTHKYNEQLNRAASHMESMNQLYAMQLEQGQKQSEFNRRYVADLEKSAEHSAKFNEELHGLTSNLNNLNRVYGGMLTAMKS, via the coding sequence ATGATCGGAAGAGTTTTCGGAACAAAGGACGGTATATATAACTTTGTCTATTCATTTGGTGCTGCTATCGTAATTTTAGGAGCGTGGCTTAAGATTACACACCTTAGCTTCGGACCTATTACAGGAAACGTTGCATTGACCATCGGTCTTGTAACAGAAGCTATCATCTTCGTAATTTTCGCCTTCGACCCTCCTAAGTCTGAGGAAAGCTATGCCTGGGAAAATGTATATCCGGAGTTATTGGATAAGCATGCGAAGCCAAACCCACTGCACGCTAATGTTTCTTCAGGAAGCAAGCAGCAGATGATGCTGGATATGGAGAACTCTCTGAGCAGCAAACTGGATAAGATGCTGGAAGATGCGAGACTGGATGTTGGACTTTTTGAAAGGCTGAGAACAGGTATCGATAAATTTTCAAACTCTGTAGACCAGATTAACCAAACGGTTGACGTTTCTGCATCTACGCACAAGTATAACGAGCAGCTTAACAGAGCAGCTTCGCATATGGAAAGTATGAACCAGCTTTACGCTATGCAGTTAGAGCAGGGACAGAAGCAGTCTGAATTCAACAGAAGATATGTAGCTGACCTTGAAAAATCAGCTGAGCATTCTGCTAAGTTTAACGAAGAACTACACGGTCTAACTTCTAATCTGAACAACCTTAATAGAGTTTACGGAGGTATGCTTACTGCGATGAAGTCCTAA
- the ahcY gene encoding adenosylhomocysteinase: METTTQYVPYKVKDISLAEWGRKEIMLAEAEMPGLMAIREEYGPSQPLKGARIAGCLHMTIQTAVLIETLVALGADVTWSSCNIFSTQDHAAAAIAAAGIPVYAWKGMNEEEFDWCIEQTLFFGEDRKPLNMILDDGGDLTNMVFDRYPELTKEIKGLSEETTTGVHRLYERMANGTLVMPAINVNDSVTKSKFDNKYGCRESAVDAVRRATDVMLAGKRVIVCGYGDVGKGTAASFRGAGSIVTVTEIDPICALQAAMEGYEVKKLDTVIETADIIITTTGNFNIVRGEHFAKMKDKTIVCNIGHFDNEIDMAWLNENYGDTKNEIKPQVDLYNIDGKDIIILAEGRLVNLGCATGHPSFVMSNSFSNQTLAQIELWTNASAYKNEVYTLPKQLDEKVAMLHLKKIGVELETLSEEQAKYIGVEVAGPYKPEYYRY, from the coding sequence ATGGAAACTACCACACAATACGTCCCTTATAAAGTTAAGGATATCTCATTAGCTGAATGGGGCAGAAAAGAAATAATGCTTGCCGAGGCTGAAATGCCGGGTCTTATGGCCATCCGCGAGGAGTATGGTCCAAGCCAGCCACTGAAAGGTGCAAGAATCGCGGGTTGTCTGCACATGACCATCCAGACTGCGGTTTTAATTGAAACTCTTGTTGCCCTGGGTGCCGATGTAACCTGGTCTTCATGTAATATATTCTCTACTCAGGATCACGCTGCTGCTGCAATCGCTGCCGCAGGAATCCCTGTTTATGCCTGGAAAGGAATGAACGAAGAGGAATTCGACTGGTGTATTGAGCAGACTTTATTCTTTGGCGAAGACAGAAAGCCTCTGAACATGATCCTTGATGACGGCGGCGACCTCACCAATATGGTTTTCGACCGTTATCCGGAACTGACGAAAGAGATCAAAGGTCTTTCTGAAGAAACCACCACAGGTGTACACCGTCTGTACGAAAGAATGGCCAACGGAACTCTTGTAATGCCGGCCATCAACGTAAATGACTCCGTTACAAAATCGAAATTCGACAATAAATACGGTTGCCGGGAATCTGCTGTAGATGCGGTAAGAAGAGCTACCGACGTGATGCTTGCAGGTAAAAGAGTAATCGTTTGCGGTTACGGTGATGTAGGTAAAGGTACAGCTGCCTCATTCAGAGGTGCAGGTTCTATTGTTACTGTAACTGAAATTGACCCGATCTGCGCGCTTCAGGCTGCGATGGAAGGTTATGAAGTGAAAAAACTGGACACCGTTATTGAAACGGCTGACATCATCATTACCACAACAGGTAACTTCAACATTGTACGAGGTGAACACTTCGCTAAAATGAAGGACAAGACCATCGTTTGTAATATCGGTCACTTCGACAATGAAATCGATATGGCCTGGCTGAACGAAAATTATGGTGATACCAAAAATGAGATCAAACCTCAGGTAGATCTTTACAATATTGACGGTAAAGACATCATTATCCTGGCAGAAGGCCGTTTGGTAAACCTTGGTTGCGCCACAGGACACCCAAGTTTTGTAATGTCCAACTCATTCTCCAACCAGACTTTGGCGCAGATCGAACTCTGGACCAATGCGTCCGCATACAAAAATGAAGTTTACACACTTCCAAAGCAACTGGATGAGAAAGTAGCTATGCTTCACCTGAAAAAAATTGGTGTTGAACTGGAAACTCTTTCCGAAGAGCAGGCAAAATACATCGGTGTAGAGGTCGCAGGACCATATAAGCCCGAGTATTACAGATACTAA
- a CDS encoding BspA family leucine-rich repeat surface protein, which produces MNFRKLLFTLCLLAFGFVMGQNEFITVWKPANASTQNIAGNIVSTNTQIWFPGKGTNFNVYWEEIGFPAHNGTLNGITSTAHFQIDFGTPLNPNSAAATYEVKVSNGNGSFDAVKFYDHTFVSPNIGIPVLMSPLGDFEKILTVTQWGNINWTSMEAAFTDCFNLNVTATDIPDLTGVASTSLMFHNCLSLLANPTVNLWNTSSVTNMSYMFSQAGNFNQPLNNWNTAIVTNMDWMFHYLTQFNQPLSNWNVSNVTSMLHMFHLCTAFNQDLSNWNVTDVQNMTDLFAGATSFNQDLGDWNLQNLTTANNMLLNTGLSCANYDRTLYGWSNNPNTVNNLSIGNVAPLQYKDPLAIAARSHLTGVKGWTIMGDQPGGECESFLRTNETRNPASVQIYPVPAQEYLHIVTAHRIEKISILDTSGRLVYSADQDIRKIPVSHLSPGTYVIIIETISSKVTNKFIKK; this is translated from the coding sequence ATGAATTTTAGAAAATTACTTTTTACCCTCTGTCTGCTGGCATTTGGTTTTGTCATGGGACAGAATGAGTTTATAACGGTGTGGAAACCGGCTAATGCAAGCACCCAGAATATTGCCGGGAATATAGTGTCCACCAATACTCAAATTTGGTTTCCGGGAAAGGGAACAAATTTTAATGTGTACTGGGAGGAAATTGGTTTTCCGGCTCATAACGGAACCCTTAACGGCATCACATCCACGGCTCATTTCCAGATTGACTTTGGCACTCCGCTAAATCCCAATTCCGCTGCTGCAACTTACGAGGTTAAAGTATCCAACGGAAACGGCAGTTTTGATGCAGTAAAATTTTATGATCATACTTTCGTATCACCCAATATAGGCATACCTGTACTTATGTCTCCTTTAGGAGACTTCGAAAAAATACTTACGGTGACTCAATGGGGAAATATTAACTGGACGAGTATGGAGGCTGCATTTACCGATTGTTTCAATCTGAACGTCACCGCAACAGACATTCCCGATCTGACAGGCGTTGCCAGCACATCCCTCATGTTTCACAACTGTTTATCTTTACTGGCAAATCCGACAGTCAATCTTTGGAATACCTCCTCAGTAACAAACATGAGCTATATGTTTTCCCAGGCCGGAAATTTTAACCAGCCACTAAACAACTGGAATACTGCGATCGTTACCAATATGGACTGGATGTTTCATTATCTGACTCAGTTTAATCAGCCGCTTTCTAACTGGAATGTTTCTAACGTTACCTCAATGCTTCATATGTTCCATTTATGCACGGCATTTAATCAGGATTTGAGTAACTGGAATGTTACTGATGTACAGAATATGACCGATTTGTTTGCCGGTGCAACCTCCTTCAATCAGGATCTGGGAGACTGGAATCTGCAAAATTTAACAACTGCTAACAACATGTTGCTTAATACTGGTCTTTCATGTGCAAACTACGACCGAACCCTGTATGGCTGGAGTAACAACCCGAACACTGTAAATAACCTGTCTATTGGAAATGTTGCCCCGTTACAGTACAAAGATCCCCTCGCCATAGCCGCAAGGTCCCACTTAACAGGGGTGAAAGGATGGACAATCATGGGTGATCAGCCTGGTGGAGAATGCGAGTCCTTCCTGCGTACAAATGAAACACGGAATCCGGCATCTGTCCAGATCTACCCGGTTCCTGCGCAGGAGTACCTACATATCGTAACAGCGCATCGGATAGAAAAGATTAGCATTTTGGATACTTCAGGCCGTCTTGTATACAGTGCAGATCAAGATATCAGAAAAATTCCGGTTTCACACCTTTCTCCCGGCACCTATGTCATTATCATTGAGACTATATCCTCTAAAGTCACTAATAAATTTATAAAAAAATAA
- the porM gene encoding type IX secretion system motor protein PorM/GldM, with the protein MAQGKQTPRQKMINLMYLVFIAMMALNIDAEIIRSYYESTQSLKDTRMLTENKNTEIFEVTLAAKAATVPDTYAQPWEQYKVLKGKIDDLVAHVDQVKDKVKKDSEFFEINPETNQPVDISENFTALNNNTATTQYFFNDGDETVPSKNAEILKQKMTDVRNYITQTFGNNANMKSLVDRADKSLRTEYPKENKLDDKNWLQSKFYNQPLIAAISNLEIIQNDARNVQSDALALMLQEKVDASIKFNQYDAIVKAPTDVVQGTKAEATVYLASYSNSDKIRISGVSRTENGKGIVGLNTGGLGERKIGGTITVQMANGEPVSIPYTHTYNVIAGQKEVQFETGATVSADKMNVLYRGLENPISGAILGVDNSRLSLSAPGANVKSAGAGKWIVTPTSGTTIKLTVSGTGPRGTQSKSFDFRVKGVPNAQGQIRDKNVVSMPATSISKQLVTATIPDFDFPVTFTVTGFKFKIAGRAATYITGNSLQSVDGMVKSLRSGDAAWIFDIEATASGLGNQRLKNITPVVINVQ; encoded by the coding sequence ATGGCACAAGGAAAACAGACTCCACGTCAGAAAATGATTAACCTGATGTATTTAGTGTTCATCGCGATGATGGCGTTAAATATTGATGCGGAAATCATCAGATCTTATTATGAGTCCACACAGTCGCTGAAGGATACGCGAATGCTTACAGAAAATAAGAATACTGAAATATTCGAAGTTACTCTGGCGGCCAAAGCTGCTACCGTTCCGGATACTTATGCACAGCCCTGGGAACAGTACAAGGTGCTGAAAGGTAAGATTGATGATCTGGTAGCTCATGTAGACCAGGTGAAAGATAAAGTAAAGAAGGACTCCGAGTTTTTCGAAATCAATCCTGAAACGAACCAGCCGGTTGATATCAGTGAGAACTTTACTGCTTTAAATAATAATACAGCTACAACTCAGTATTTCTTTAATGACGGTGACGAAACCGTACCGTCCAAGAACGCTGAAATTCTGAAGCAGAAGATGACTGATGTCCGTAATTATATTACTCAGACATTCGGGAATAACGCTAATATGAAATCATTAGTAGACCGTGCTGACAAATCGTTAAGAACGGAGTATCCAAAAGAAAATAAGCTTGATGATAAAAACTGGTTGCAGTCTAAGTTTTATAACCAGCCGCTTATCGCTGCTATCTCCAACCTGGAAATTATTCAGAATGACGCACGTAACGTTCAGTCGGACGCTTTAGCACTGATGCTTCAGGAGAAGGTAGATGCAAGTATTAAGTTTAATCAGTACGATGCAATTGTTAAAGCGCCTACTGATGTTGTTCAGGGTACTAAAGCAGAAGCTACGGTTTATTTGGCATCTTATTCCAACAGTGATAAAATCCGTATTTCCGGAGTTAGCAGAACTGAAAACGGAAAAGGAATCGTTGGTCTTAACACCGGTGGTCTTGGTGAAAGAAAAATTGGCGGAACAATTACAGTACAGATGGCGAACGGTGAACCGGTATCAATACCTTATACCCACACCTATAATGTAATCGCAGGTCAGAAAGAAGTTCAGTTTGAAACAGGGGCTACAGTTTCTGCGGATAAGATGAATGTACTTTACCGCGGACTTGAGAATCCGATTTCAGGAGCTATCCTGGGTGTGGACAATTCCAGACTTTCACTTTCTGCACCTGGTGCTAATGTGAAAAGTGCAGGAGCAGGAAAGTGGATCGTAACCCCTACTTCGGGAACTACAATCAAACTTACTGTATCAGGCACGGGTCCAAGAGGTACACAGTCCAAGAGTTTTGACTTCCGTGTGAAAGGCGTTCCAAATGCTCAGGGACAGATCAGAGACAAGAATGTAGTAAGTATGCCTGCAACTTCAATCAGCAAGCAGTTGGTTACAGCTACAATTCCAGACTTTGATTTCCCGGTTACATTTACTGTAACAGGATTTAAGTTCAAGATTGCCGGACGTGCCGCAACGTATATTACAGGAAACAGTCTTCAGTCTGTAGACGGTATGGTTAAGTCACTGCGCTCCGGAGATGCGGCCTGGATATTCGATATCGAAGCTACGGCCAGCGGATTGGGTAACCAAAGGTTGAAGAATATCACACCTGTAGTAATCAATGTTCAGTAA
- a CDS encoding asparaginase: MKRRVLLIYTGGTIGMEKNYETGALVPFNFSNIFSKIPEMSLIECEVSVKAFETPIDSSDVGPEEWKEVAHYIEENYEFYDGFLILHGTDTMSYTASALSFMLKGLRKPVILTGSQLPIGDLRTDAKENLLTGLYYASLYENEEAVIQEVAIYFEYKLLRGNRTLKYSAEYFDAYQSPNYPTLGQSGVHLKVEKDFLYRSPADIPFTADMHISRQVLFWRIFPGMTLDYFTEIPKMKVLILQVFGSGTIFSSAKTERTLRKIRDNGTEIVVVTQCISGGISFGKYENSNIFKRIGAISGHDMTAESAITKAMHLLDNPNYSGTFAENFALNLRGEFSNMINR, translated from the coding sequence ATGAAACGCAGAGTACTCCTTATATATACCGGTGGCACCATCGGAATGGAAAAAAATTACGAAACCGGTGCATTGGTTCCCTTTAACTTCTCCAATATATTCAGCAAAATTCCAGAAATGAGCCTCATCGAATGCGAGGTATCAGTTAAGGCTTTTGAAACACCGATTGACTCCTCCGATGTTGGACCCGAAGAATGGAAAGAAGTTGCGCATTATATTGAGGAAAATTATGAGTTTTATGACGGATTCCTAATTCTGCATGGAACCGATACAATGTCCTATACCGCTTCGGCATTAAGTTTTATGCTCAAAGGACTGCGGAAACCGGTTATCCTTACGGGCTCGCAACTTCCGATTGGTGACCTGCGAACTGATGCAAAGGAAAATCTGTTAACAGGCCTTTACTATGCCAGCCTGTATGAGAACGAAGAAGCAGTAATCCAGGAAGTTGCCATTTACTTTGAATACAAACTGTTGCGCGGTAACAGGACGCTTAAATATTCAGCTGAGTATTTTGATGCCTACCAGAGTCCTAACTACCCTACGTTAGGTCAGTCGGGAGTACATCTAAAAGTTGAGAAAGATTTTTTATACCGCAGCCCGGCAGACATACCGTTTACTGCGGACATGCATATATCGCGACAGGTTTTGTTTTGGAGAATATTCCCCGGGATGACCCTGGACTACTTCACTGAAATACCAAAAATGAAAGTTTTAATATTGCAGGTGTTTGGGAGCGGAACTATTTTCAGCAGTGCCAAAACGGAACGTACACTACGTAAAATCCGCGATAACGGGACTGAAATTGTGGTGGTAACCCAATGCATTTCCGGAGGAATCAGTTTTGGCAAATACGAAAACAGTAATATCTTTAAAAGAATCGGTGCCATCAGCGGACATGATATGACAGCAGAAAGCGCAATTACGAAAGCCATGCATCTGCTGGATAATCCAAACTACTCCGGGACCTTTGCTGAAAACTTCGCCCTTAATCTTAGAGGAGAATTCAGCAATATGATTAACAGATAA
- a CDS encoding NAD(P)/FAD-dependent oxidoreductase → MQKVDYIIVGGGYAGIFFAHQLLTAGKSFKLFAGGAQGASHVSAGVVNPVVLKKFTTFWLAQEQINCLKMTITEMESYTGKQFHIDEPVCRIFHDDNEKKLWEKKQATDALSPFLSLEFTKLDVVNNEYGIGTVLQSGRLDVQSFFSSLSEFLNENGNLKHEIFDYKLLDAGSSVYMNLEYSKIIFCEGMGVLKNPFFCQLPVQANKGHHLKVKLSSELNISATLKKKHFLFSLRDGNYYYGGTYDRHQLDEGINPSAVEELESGLKQMYPHEYLTTEINYGFRPTVGDRRPILGAHETYKNMYVFNGLGARGILNGSYFAKVLFQHTESGSPLPAEVDLKRFTVR, encoded by the coding sequence ATGCAGAAAGTTGATTATATTATTGTAGGAGGTGGCTATGCAGGAATTTTCTTTGCTCACCAGTTGCTTACAGCCGGAAAGAGTTTCAAATTATTTGCTGGAGGTGCTCAGGGAGCTTCACATGTTTCGGCGGGTGTAGTAAATCCTGTTGTACTTAAGAAGTTTACTACATTTTGGCTCGCTCAGGAACAGATTAACTGTTTAAAGATGACGATCACAGAAATGGAGAGTTATACAGGCAAGCAGTTTCATATTGACGAACCTGTGTGCCGGATATTCCATGATGACAATGAAAAGAAGCTGTGGGAGAAAAAACAGGCGACCGATGCGCTCAGTCCGTTTTTATCACTGGAATTCACAAAACTGGACGTCGTAAATAATGAGTATGGTATTGGGACTGTACTGCAGTCGGGTAGGTTGGACGTACAGTCATTCTTCAGTTCGCTGTCCGAATTCCTGAATGAGAACGGTAACCTTAAGCATGAAATATTTGATTATAAATTACTGGATGCAGGTTCATCAGTTTACATGAACTTAGAGTACAGTAAGATTATTTTTTGCGAAGGAATGGGTGTCCTTAAAAATCCATTCTTCTGTCAACTACCGGTTCAGGCTAATAAAGGACATCATTTAAAGGTGAAACTCAGTTCTGAACTTAATATTTCGGCAACCTTAAAGAAGAAACACTTCCTTTTTTCTCTTCGTGACGGGAACTATTATTATGGTGGAACCTATGACAGGCACCAGCTGGATGAGGGTATTAACCCATCAGCGGTTGAGGAGTTGGAATCAGGGTTGAAGCAAATGTATCCTCATGAATACTTAACGACAGAAATCAATTACGGTTTCCGGCCAACAGTGGGCGACAGACGTCCGATTCTAGGCGCGCATGAAACATATAAAAATATGTACGTCTTCAATGGATTGGGAGCCCGCGGTATCCTTAACGGAAGTTATTTTGCCAAAGTCCTCTTCCAGCATACAGAATCCGGGAGTCCATTACCTGCTGAAGTGGATTTAAAAAGATTTACCGTGAGATAA
- a CDS encoding L,D-transpeptidase, giving the protein MKGMLRKHGYTALAGFLMINLIHCTKNEPTAESRAGMDQVLEEQKKQQTEDSLRHEAEKVKYSFFIFPKNKKDSAMAAFREKFTDKEQYTILALNRLDKKNSWRADSLIVPDKLAVDFLQYSPFPKSLDSLQHVDKMVFFSYAIHAYALYENGTLIKWGPSSMGKKATPTKTGLMFANWKKEEAISTSNSEWILRWNFNIHNTAGIGWHQYDLPGYHASHSCLRLLEEDAKWMYSWADTWVLKDQGQTVAAKGTPVIVFGESDFKSRPWIKLQSDPAANDLSAGDMNKVFVPHLSEIIKAQQQAKAIRNTSLSNRMTKESIPQA; this is encoded by the coding sequence ATGAAGGGAATGTTGCGGAAGCATGGATATACCGCATTAGCGGGTTTCTTAATGATAAATCTAATACACTGTACGAAGAATGAACCTACTGCCGAAAGTAGAGCCGGTATGGATCAGGTACTGGAAGAGCAGAAAAAACAGCAAACAGAAGATTCGCTTCGCCATGAAGCAGAGAAAGTGAAATATAGTTTTTTTATTTTTCCAAAAAACAAGAAGGATTCTGCCATGGCGGCTTTCAGGGAGAAATTCACCGATAAGGAACAGTATACGATATTAGCACTAAACCGTCTGGACAAAAAAAACAGCTGGAGGGCAGATTCTCTTATCGTACCGGACAAACTTGCTGTAGATTTCCTGCAGTATTCACCATTTCCAAAATCTCTTGATTCTCTTCAGCACGTGGACAAAATGGTTTTCTTTTCTTATGCGATACACGCTTATGCGCTTTATGAGAATGGGACTCTTATAAAATGGGGTCCCAGCAGTATGGGAAAAAAAGCCACACCAACAAAAACGGGACTTATGTTTGCCAACTGGAAAAAGGAGGAAGCGATTTCAACTTCAAATTCAGAATGGATTTTACGCTGGAATTTTAATATTCATAATACTGCGGGTATAGGCTGGCACCAATATGATCTGCCGGGGTACCACGCCTCACACTCATGTCTTAGACTGCTGGAAGAAGATGCGAAATGGATGTACTCCTGGGCGGATACGTGGGTTCTGAAGGATCAGGGCCAGACCGTAGCGGCAAAGGGTACACCGGTTATTGTTTTTGGCGAATCAGACTTTAAAAGCCGTCCCTGGATTAAGCTGCAGTCAGATCCGGCAGCCAATGATTTGTCGGCAGGCGACATGAATAAGGTGTTCGTTCCTCATCTTTCCGAAATTATTAAGGCGCAGCAGCAGGCTAAGGCTATACGCAATACATCACTTTCCAATCGGATGACCAAAGAATCTATTCCTCAGGCATAA
- the porN gene encoding type IX secretion system ring subunit PorN/GldN translates to MKKYISSLLVVVSGFAFAQTILNAKSPEEFRKLRDDNMRIVGDSIVSAEITPLSYGYVDEKDILKSVYVWEIIDLNDKVNQPFYYNTEIGFSNQTKSMYQVLLDAALSGQISEVYEEEDFLTKLSPEGILKRLESTRVDDALIDIYNSGRTPTQEEIERYTDRIRTTSDKVQLLKVMGMWFIDKRDSQMKYRPLGIAAMGPDPATAGQLGPDGQPIGGDDAYIDLFWIYYPDARKVLANNMVYNKKNTAADLSFDDLMNARRFSAVIYKSSSGLGEGTIKDYIPRNAEEQIEESNRIKGQILAMENEMWHY, encoded by the coding sequence ATGAAAAAATATATTAGCAGTTTATTAGTAGTAGTTTCAGGGTTTGCATTTGCCCAGACTATTCTTAATGCTAAATCGCCGGAGGAGTTCAGAAAACTCCGGGACGATAATATGCGCATAGTAGGAGACAGTATTGTTTCCGCTGAAATAACCCCGCTATCCTACGGTTATGTAGATGAAAAGGATATTTTGAAAAGTGTATATGTGTGGGAAATTATAGACCTAAACGACAAAGTCAATCAGCCATTTTACTATAATACAGAAATTGGATTCAGCAACCAGACTAAGTCTATGTATCAGGTGTTGCTAGATGCAGCTTTGTCCGGTCAGATTTCAGAAGTTTACGAAGAAGAAGATTTTCTGACTAAACTTTCTCCGGAAGGAATCCTGAAAAGACTGGAATCTACCAGGGTAGATGACGCGCTTATTGACATCTATAACTCAGGCAGAACTCCTACTCAGGAAGAAATCGAGAGATATACCGACAGGATCCGTACTACATCTGATAAAGTACAGCTTCTGAAGGTGATGGGCATGTGGTTCATTGACAAAAGAGACAGCCAAATGAAGTACAGACCATTGGGAATTGCAGCCATGGGTCCCGATCCTGCGACTGCCGGACAATTAGGTCCAGACGGACAGCCAATTGGTGGTGATGATGCTTATATAGACCTGTTCTGGATTTACTATCCTGATGCAAGAAAAGTGCTGGCCAACAATATGGTGTACAATAAGAAAAATACCGCTGCAGACCTGAGTTTTGATGACCTGATGAATGCAAGAAGATTTTCGGCAGTTATTTACAAGTCATCAAGTGGTCTGGGTGAAGGTACCATTAAGGATTATATTCCGAGAAATGCTGAAGAGCAAATTGAAGAAAGTAACCGTATTAAAGGTCAGATCCTTGCCATGGAGAACGAAATGTGGCATTATTAA